Proteins from one Cellulosilyticum lentocellum DSM 5427 genomic window:
- a CDS encoding mannitol dehydrogenase family protein: protein MKLNQELVTTLKSQKEIRCFNYDRKKIKTATLAAPIWLHFGAGNIFRGFIATLQNQLLEDGKSDKGIIVVETYDTEIIDLAYKPYDDLNVSVTLKRDGSVNKEIIGSVIESVKSDKEGWQRLIHFFEEDSLQMVTFTITEKGYSVSSYETDFEREPEASESLMGQLTYLCYCRYKKGGKPIAVVSLDNCSQNGKKLQESVCKFAEEWIKRGKMDEAFKTYLQDPKRVSFPWSMIDKITPQPNKKVQEMLIKAGFEEMPIIKTSKNTWVAPFVNAEEIQYLVIEDSFPNGRPCLEDAGVIFTTREEVERTEKMKVCTCLNPLHTALAIFGCLLDYKTIDEAVGNPLLLQLIEKIGYEEGLPVVTSPAMVNPYHFIKEVIEIRLPNPFILDSPWRIIADTSLKMPIRFGETLKAYKRQGENKIEQLTYIPLVIAGWCRYLLGINDAGEAYEVGPDPRGAILQKALEGLYLGKNENISLKLAPILSDESLFGVNLYEVGLGTKVEHYFAELTADTNVIQKVLDKYLMQ, encoded by the coding sequence GTGAAACTGAATCAAGAGTTAGTCACAACACTAAAATCACAAAAAGAGATAAGATGTTTTAATTATGATAGAAAAAAGATAAAAACAGCTACTTTAGCAGCACCTATATGGCTGCATTTTGGGGCAGGCAATATTTTTAGAGGCTTTATAGCAACACTGCAAAATCAGCTTTTAGAAGACGGAAAAAGTGACAAAGGTATTATAGTCGTTGAAACGTATGACACAGAGATTATTGATCTTGCTTATAAACCTTATGATGATTTAAATGTTTCAGTAACTCTCAAAAGAGATGGAAGTGTTAATAAGGAGATTATAGGAAGTGTTATAGAGTCAGTAAAGTCAGATAAAGAAGGATGGCAACGCCTAATACACTTTTTTGAGGAAGACTCTTTGCAAATGGTGACTTTTACTATTACAGAAAAAGGATATAGTGTCTCTAGTTATGAAACAGATTTTGAAAGAGAGCCAGAAGCAAGTGAGAGTTTAATGGGCCAATTAACTTATTTGTGCTACTGCAGATATAAGAAAGGAGGTAAGCCGATTGCGGTAGTGAGCTTAGATAATTGTTCACAGAATGGGAAGAAGTTACAAGAATCAGTTTGCAAATTTGCAGAAGAATGGATTAAGAGAGGCAAGATGGATGAAGCATTTAAAACTTATTTGCAAGATCCTAAGAGGGTGTCATTTCCTTGGTCTATGATAGATAAAATTACGCCTCAACCTAACAAAAAGGTTCAAGAAATGCTTATAAAAGCGGGTTTTGAAGAAATGCCCATTATTAAAACGAGTAAAAACACATGGGTTGCTCCCTTTGTGAATGCAGAAGAAATTCAGTATTTAGTGATAGAAGATAGTTTCCCAAATGGTAGACCATGCCTAGAAGATGCAGGTGTTATTTTTACAACAAGAGAAGAAGTAGAACGCACTGAAAAGATGAAAGTATGTACTTGCTTGAATCCATTACATACAGCATTAGCTATATTTGGATGCTTATTAGACTATAAAACTATTGATGAAGCAGTAGGTAATCCATTACTCCTCCAACTGATTGAAAAGATTGGTTATGAAGAAGGGTTACCAGTTGTAACGAGTCCAGCCATGGTTAATCCCTATCATTTTATCAAGGAAGTCATAGAAATCAGACTACCTAATCCGTTTATTTTAGATAGTCCATGGCGTATTATTGCAGATACTTCGCTGAAAATGCCTATACGGTTTGGGGAGACACTTAAGGCTTATAAAAGGCAGGGGGAGAATAAGATAGAACAATTAACATACATTCCTCTAGTCATTGCTGGTTGGTGTCGCTACTTATTAGGCATTAATGATGCTGGAGAAGCATATGAAGTAGGTCCTGACCCAAGAGGGGCTATTTTACAGAAGGCATTAGAAGGTTTATACTTAGGTAAGAATGAAAATATAAGTTTAAAACTAGCACCTATTTTGTCAGATGAAAGTTTATTTGGGGTGAATTTATATGAGGTAGGATTAGGTACTAAAGTAGAACATTATTTTGCAGAGCTTACAGCAGATACAAATGTCATACAAAAAGTACTAGATAAATATTTAATGCAATAA
- the uxuA gene encoding mannonate dehydratase yields the protein MEMTLRWFGNGFDSVSLKQIKQIPGVTGIISTLYDTKPGEVWQLDRIKKLKAEIEAEGLNLSGIESVNIHDAIKAGSKERDEYIENYIQSLSALGEADIHMVCYNFMPVFDWTRSDLAKRRSDGSTVLAYNQKIIDAIDPDKMFSSMEHKSNGFIMPGWEPERLAQIKELFTLYAEIDEKKLFDNFVYFLKAIMPICEKYEIKMAIHPDDPAWPVFNLPRIITNKEQILRFLKAVDNPYNGLTLCTGSLGSNPQNDIPDIIRSIKGRIHFAHVRNLKHESPGVFEEAAHLSKDGSMDMYEVMKALYDTGFDGPIRPDHGRMIWGEVAMPGYGLYDRALGACYLNGLWEAITKSVS from the coding sequence ATGGAAATGACATTAAGATGGTTTGGCAATGGATTTGACAGTGTATCACTAAAGCAAATTAAACAGATTCCAGGTGTTACAGGGATTATCTCTACTTTATACGATACAAAGCCTGGAGAAGTATGGCAGCTAGATCGTATAAAAAAACTAAAAGCAGAGATTGAAGCAGAAGGTCTTAACCTTTCGGGAATAGAAAGTGTCAATATTCACGACGCTATTAAAGCCGGGAGTAAAGAAAGAGACGAATACATAGAAAACTATATTCAATCTTTATCCGCATTAGGTGAAGCAGATATCCATATGGTATGTTATAACTTTATGCCTGTATTTGACTGGACACGATCAGACTTAGCTAAAAGGAGATCAGATGGTTCAACTGTACTAGCGTATAATCAAAAAATAATTGATGCCATTGATCCAGATAAAATGTTTAGTAGTATGGAGCATAAATCCAATGGTTTTATTATGCCAGGTTGGGAACCAGAACGTTTAGCTCAAATTAAAGAGCTCTTTACTTTATATGCAGAGATTGATGAAAAAAAACTATTTGATAACTTTGTTTACTTCTTAAAAGCCATCATGCCAATTTGTGAAAAGTATGAGATTAAGATGGCTATACATCCAGATGATCCAGCATGGCCAGTATTTAACTTGCCACGCATTATTACGAATAAAGAGCAAATACTACGGTTCTTAAAAGCAGTTGATAATCCTTATAATGGACTTACTTTGTGTACAGGTTCACTAGGTTCTAATCCTCAAAATGATATACCTGATATTATTAGAAGCATTAAAGGTAGAATACATTTTGCCCATGTTAGAAACTTAAAGCATGAGAGTCCAGGTGTATTTGAAGAAGCTGCCCATTTATCTAAGGATGGTTCTATGGATATGTATGAGGTGATGAAAGCCTTATATGATACAGGGTTTGATGGACCCATCAGACCGGATCATGGAAGAATGATATGGGGAGAAGTTGCTATGCCGGGGTATGGTTTGTATGACCGTGCATTAGGAGCATGCTACTTGAATGGTTTATGGGAAGCTATTACAAAATCAGTGAGCTAA
- a CDS encoding polysaccharide deacetylase family protein, whose product MCLEFLYPEAKKKAITFSYDDGQVYDERLIDIFNKYHMKATFHLNSGILNKEGYVKSNALKELYKGHEVACHGKNHKYLGQLTKEQLINEIWEDRKNLEGYIEQPVVGMSYAFGEYSMGIKQTLAQLGIKYSRTVESTQGFGIPGDFMCWHPTCHHNDSIMEKADVFLNMPEYMKSPLFYIWGHSFEFGRENNWSVIEKFCEKISFKEDVWYATNLEIEHYINAMRHLTVSTDEKMYINNADISIWAEYEGAVIELKPGYTKL is encoded by the coding sequence ATGTGCTTAGAATTTTTATACCCTGAGGCAAAAAAGAAAGCAATAACTTTTAGCTATGACGATGGTCAAGTATATGATGAACGACTAATTGACATTTTTAACAAGTATCATATGAAAGCAACCTTTCATTTAAATTCAGGAATCTTAAATAAAGAAGGTTATGTGAAAAGTAATGCTTTAAAAGAACTATATAAGGGGCATGAAGTAGCATGTCATGGAAAGAATCATAAATATTTAGGACAGTTAACAAAAGAACAACTTATTAATGAAATTTGGGAAGATAGAAAAAATCTTGAAGGCTATATAGAACAGCCAGTAGTAGGAATGTCTTATGCCTTTGGTGAGTATTCAATGGGCATTAAGCAAACGTTAGCACAATTAGGAATTAAGTATTCTAGAACAGTTGAGTCTACACAGGGTTTTGGCATTCCAGGTGATTTCATGTGCTGGCATCCTACATGTCATCATAATGACTCTATTATGGAGAAAGCAGATGTCTTTCTAAATATGCCTGAGTATATGAAGAGTCCTTTATTTTACATATGGGGACATAGTTTTGAGTTTGGTAGAGAAAATAATTGGAGTGTCATAGAAAAATTCTGTGAGAAAATAAGTTTTAAGGAAGATGTATGGTATGCTACCAATTTAGAAATTGAACACTATATTAATGCTATGCGCCACCTTACAGTAAGTACAGATGAAAAGATGTACATCAACAATGCCGATATATCCATCTGGGCAGAGTATGAAGGAGCGGTGATAGAACTTAAACCAGGCTATACTAAGCTGTGA
- a CDS encoding glycoside hydrolase family 3 protein: MEEVFMNKAGQLVAQMDLLEKASMLRYDSPAIKRLGVPTYNWWSEALHGVARAGVATVFPQAIGMAAMFDEEYLYEIADIIATEARAKYNEFAKKEDRDIYKGMTLWAPNINIFRDPRWGRGHETYGEDPYLTSRLGVAFIHGLQGDENHHYWKAAACAKHFAVHSGPEEERHHFDAVVSKKDLYETYLPAFEAAVTKGKVAGMMGAYNRVNGEPACGSKVLLQDILKEEWGFDGYVVSDCWAIRDFHTEHMVTHTATESAALAINNGCQLNCGNTYLHMLQAYKEGLVTEETITKSAQKLMAIRMKLGLFDKNCEYNKIPYEVNDCKVHRDIALDVARRSMVLLKNNGILPLNLKQTKAIGVIGPTANSRTVLQGNYFGTASRYTTFLEGIQDYVGDAARVYYAEGCHLFKNSISGLSWENDRLSEALIVAEQSDVVILCLGLDASIEGEQGDTGNAFAAGDKSDLNLIGRQQLLLEEVLKIGKPTILILSSGSAMAIHTAQEYCEAILETWYPGQSGGKALAQLLFGEYSPSGKLPITFYKTTEELPDFRDYSMAGRTYRYMKNEALYPFGYGLNYAKVEVKDAVIKERNIENEIIYEIQLQVTNQSEVCTYDVVQVYIKDMESRWAVPNYSLCAYKSIYLAAYDEPQITLQIKQSAFEIVDEEGKRYIDSHHFKLFIGTSGPDKRSVELTGRRPIIKEIYL, translated from the coding sequence ATGGAAGAAGTATTTATGAACAAAGCAGGGCAGCTAGTAGCACAAATGGATCTATTAGAAAAAGCCTCTATGCTCAGATATGATTCTCCTGCCATTAAAAGATTGGGAGTACCAACTTATAATTGGTGGAGTGAGGCTTTGCATGGAGTTGCTAGAGCAGGTGTAGCAACAGTGTTTCCACAAGCTATAGGTATGGCAGCTATGTTTGATGAAGAATATCTCTATGAAATAGCAGATATTATCGCGACAGAGGCTAGAGCTAAGTATAATGAATTTGCTAAAAAAGAAGATAGAGATATTTATAAGGGAATGACCTTATGGGCACCTAACATTAATATATTTAGAGATCCAAGATGGGGAAGAGGACATGAAACCTATGGTGAAGACCCTTATTTAACATCACGCTTAGGGGTTGCTTTTATTCATGGCTTACAAGGAGATGAAAATCATCACTATTGGAAAGCTGCAGCATGTGCTAAGCACTTTGCAGTTCACTCAGGGCCAGAAGAAGAGAGACATCACTTTGATGCAGTTGTTTCTAAAAAAGATTTGTATGAAACTTATTTACCTGCTTTTGAAGCAGCAGTTACTAAGGGGAAAGTAGCAGGAATGATGGGAGCTTATAACCGTGTCAATGGAGAGCCTGCCTGTGGAAGTAAGGTTTTACTACAAGATATTTTAAAGGAAGAATGGGGCTTTGATGGTTATGTTGTCTCAGATTGCTGGGCTATTCGTGATTTTCATACAGAACATATGGTAACACATACGGCTACAGAATCTGCAGCATTAGCAATTAATAATGGTTGCCAGTTAAATTGTGGTAATACCTATTTACATATGCTACAAGCTTATAAAGAAGGTCTTGTAACAGAAGAAACCATTACAAAATCAGCGCAGAAGCTTATGGCAATTCGTATGAAATTAGGATTGTTTGATAAAAACTGTGAGTATAATAAAATTCCATATGAAGTCAATGATTGTAAAGTTCATCGTGACATTGCCTTAGATGTAGCTAGAAGGAGTATGGTACTGCTTAAAAATAATGGTATTTTACCACTTAATTTAAAACAAACAAAAGCTATTGGTGTTATTGGCCCTACAGCCAATAGTCGTACGGTTTTACAAGGTAATTATTTTGGGACAGCTTCTAGATATACTACTTTTTTAGAGGGGATTCAAGATTATGTTGGAGATGCAGCAAGAGTTTATTATGCAGAGGGATGTCATTTATTTAAAAACAGCATATCTGGTTTGTCCTGGGAAAATGATAGATTATCAGAAGCCCTTATAGTAGCAGAACAAAGTGATGTTGTTATTCTCTGTCTTGGTTTAGATGCAAGTATAGAAGGAGAACAAGGCGATACGGGAAATGCCTTTGCCGCAGGCGACAAAAGTGATTTGAACCTAATTGGAAGACAACAATTGCTTTTAGAAGAAGTACTAAAAATAGGTAAACCAACTATTCTTATTTTAAGTAGTGGTAGTGCCATGGCTATTCATACAGCCCAAGAATACTGTGAGGCAATTCTAGAAACTTGGTACCCAGGTCAATCAGGTGGTAAGGCACTAGCACAGCTTTTATTTGGAGAGTATTCTCCTAGTGGCAAATTACCAATAACCTTTTATAAAACCACAGAAGAATTACCGGATTTTAGAGACTACAGTATGGCTGGGCGGACGTATCGTTATATGAAAAATGAGGCGCTATATCCTTTTGGTTATGGTCTTAACTATGCCAAGGTAGAAGTGAAAGATGCAGTCATAAAAGAGAGAAATATAGAAAATGAAATCATCTATGAAATACAGCTTCAAGTCACTAATCAATCAGAAGTTTGTACTTATGATGTAGTGCAGGTTTATATTAAAGATATGGAATCTAGATGGGCCGTTCCTAATTACAGCTTATGTGCTTACAAATCTATTTATTTAGCTGCATATGATGAACCTCAAATAACGCTTCAAATAAAACAAAGTGCTTTTGAAATCGTTGATGAAGAGGGTAAACGTTATATAGATAGTCATCATTTTAAGCTATTTATTGGCACAAGTGGACCAGATAAGAGAAGTGTTGAATTAACAGGAAGAAGGCCTATTATTAAGGAGATTTATTTGTAA
- a CDS encoding IS630 family transposase, whose translation MSRTTSVTAELHGYSLEELKKLRRSYSTEIGRNVLTTVVMLIEGNSVKQIADFLAVRLITVYTYINRWNELGISSLEDYRGRTPSNCKMTAEMEHDLLEVVQHNIPNDFEFLGNVWTAKLLSDYLNQNYGIRLCPQCIRDTLHKNNYSFKRAQKRPSKGVKSEQESFKKMIETTSTVENDSDSVLYVMDETALRTESDNRRTWSPVGVSPILESNGSHQGVNIIGATEITKNFDTIADIYDAAHTIKGKEIKEFLSELLERNLGKKVYVVLDNAKTHNNHEIQEFWSQNTNRLVLINTPVYSPQLNPQENIWNLLKNKVYTVGAKESTDALFEEVNHLYNQFNDDKGLIKNIVNPRNYYFKSRI comes from the coding sequence ATGAGCAGAACAACTTCCGTAACAGCTGAACTTCATGGATACTCGTTAGAAGAACTAAAAAAATTAAGAAGATCTTATTCTACAGAGATAGGTAGGAATGTTCTTACGACAGTTGTTATGCTTATAGAAGGCAATTCAGTTAAACAAATTGCAGATTTTCTTGCAGTACGTTTAATTACTGTTTATACCTATATAAATCGTTGGAATGAGCTTGGTATTTCTTCTTTAGAAGACTATAGAGGTAGAACCCCTTCTAATTGCAAAATGACAGCTGAAATGGAACATGATCTTTTAGAAGTGGTTCAGCATAATATCCCTAATGATTTTGAGTTTCTAGGCAATGTTTGGACTGCCAAGCTTTTATCAGATTATCTTAATCAAAACTACGGGATAAGGCTATGCCCACAATGTATTAGAGATACACTTCATAAAAACAACTATAGCTTCAAACGAGCTCAAAAAAGACCAAGTAAAGGTGTAAAATCTGAGCAAGAATCGTTTAAAAAAATGATAGAAACTACGAGTACTGTAGAAAACGATTCTGATAGTGTTTTGTATGTTATGGACGAAACTGCCCTAAGAACAGAATCTGATAACAGGAGAACTTGGAGTCCAGTTGGGGTGTCCCCTATCTTAGAAAGCAATGGTTCTCATCAAGGGGTTAATATTATTGGTGCAACAGAAATAACCAAAAACTTTGATACAATAGCCGATATATATGATGCAGCACATACTATCAAAGGTAAAGAAATAAAAGAATTTTTAAGTGAACTATTAGAACGTAATCTTGGAAAGAAGGTGTATGTTGTTTTAGATAATGCTAAAACACATAATAATCATGAGATTCAAGAGTTCTGGAGTCAAAATACTAATAGGTTAGTACTTATTAATACCCCCGTTTATTCACCACAACTTAATCCACAAGAAAACATTTGGAACTTGCTTAAGAATAAAGTGTATACAGTAGGTGCTAAAGAGAGTACTGATGCACTCTTTGAAGAAGTTAATCATCTATATAATCAATTCAATGATGATAAAGGGCTAATTAAAAACATCGTTAATCCCAGAAATTACTACTTCAAGTCCAGAATATAA